The following proteins are encoded in a genomic region of Saccharopolyspora antimicrobica:
- a CDS encoding ATP-binding protein, with amino-acid sequence MSVEREVARGEPMTSAANVVEVRIAAEPAQLAVMRAVVGDLAMRADYDIDSIADLRLAVDEACSSLIRLAAPASTLVCRFRSFGDALSVIAEVPSDDAFGPRKDTFSWRVLSALADVVSTSVESDPAAADGSHLVRIELTKGRTAHV; translated from the coding sequence ATGAGCGTGGAACGCGAGGTCGCGAGGGGAGAGCCGATGACCTCCGCGGCGAACGTGGTTGAGGTCCGCATCGCGGCCGAGCCCGCCCAGCTGGCGGTGATGCGCGCGGTGGTCGGCGACCTCGCGATGCGCGCGGACTACGACATCGACTCGATCGCCGACCTGCGACTGGCCGTGGACGAGGCCTGCTCCTCGCTGATCCGGCTGGCGGCCCCGGCATCGACGCTGGTGTGCCGGTTCCGCAGCTTCGGCGATGCGCTGTCGGTCATCGCCGAGGTTCCCAGCGACGACGCCTTCGGACCGCGCAAGGATACGTTCAGCTGGCGCGTGCTCAGCGCTCTTGCGGACGTTGTGTCAACCTCGGTCGAGTCGGATCCCGCTGCCGCTGACGGCAGCCACCTGGTGCGGATCGAGTTGACCAAGGGACGGACGGCACACGTGTGA
- a CDS encoding vitamin K epoxide reductase family protein, translating into MAPQPRGLGWLYVVGGLIGLAGSFALIVEKLAKLANPGYVPTCSISPIISCGSVMDSAQAAVLGFPNPLIGVAAFPVVVTTGVAVLAGFRPPRWFWLGMQVGTTLAVGFIHWLVVQSLYEIGALCPYCMVVWVVTIPLFWYTTLHNLTAGNFGGGRSTGVALARFHSLLLVVWYLVIVVLVLLRFWDYWSSLL; encoded by the coding sequence GTGGCCCCGCAGCCCCGAGGCCTGGGCTGGCTCTACGTCGTGGGCGGGCTCATCGGGCTGGCCGGCTCCTTCGCGCTGATCGTCGAGAAGCTCGCGAAGCTGGCCAACCCCGGCTACGTGCCGACCTGCAGCATCAGCCCGATCATCTCCTGCGGTTCGGTGATGGACAGCGCCCAGGCCGCGGTGCTGGGCTTCCCGAACCCGCTGATCGGGGTGGCCGCGTTCCCGGTGGTGGTCACCACCGGCGTCGCGGTGCTGGCGGGTTTCCGCCCGCCGCGCTGGTTCTGGCTGGGCATGCAGGTCGGCACCACCCTGGCGGTGGGTTTCATCCACTGGCTGGTGGTGCAGAGCCTCTACGAGATCGGCGCGCTGTGCCCGTACTGCATGGTCGTGTGGGTCGTGACCATCCCGCTGTTCTGGTACACGACGCTGCACAACCTGACCGCGGGCAACTTCGGCGGCGGCCGTTCCACCGGCGTGGCGCTGGCCCGGTTCCACAGCTTGCTCCTCGTCGTGTGGTATCTGGTGATCGTGGTCCTGGTGCTGCTGCGCTTCTGGGACTACTGGAGCAGCCTGCTGTAG
- a CDS encoding DsbA family protein, protein MSKNKNPLTKGSGLSTNVILTAIVAVVAVAVIGGVLWFNRDGGSAPEEPAGPPVAAELLRKPDSNLLVESPESKVTVVEFLDYQCPACWGYYTNMTKQVEADYEGKINFVVRNFPLDMHPLARPAAQAAEAAALQGKFKEMYHAIYDNYEAWGSTPDGQVSSDVAKAKGLFEQYAQQAGLDLEKFRADVNSPQVNAKIDADSADGKQAGVEGTPTIFINGRQFKPGDDVQSWEQLNQAFRSKLDAELAK, encoded by the coding sequence ATGTCGAAGAACAAGAATCCGCTGACCAAGGGAAGCGGGCTGTCCACCAACGTCATCCTCACCGCGATCGTCGCCGTCGTCGCCGTCGCGGTGATCGGCGGCGTGCTGTGGTTCAACCGCGACGGCGGCAGCGCTCCCGAGGAGCCCGCCGGCCCGCCGGTGGCGGCCGAGCTGCTGCGCAAGCCCGACAGCAACCTGCTCGTCGAGTCGCCGGAGAGCAAGGTGACCGTGGTCGAGTTCCTCGACTACCAGTGCCCCGCCTGCTGGGGCTACTACACGAACATGACCAAGCAGGTCGAGGCCGACTACGAAGGCAAGATCAACTTCGTGGTGCGGAACTTCCCGCTGGACATGCACCCGCTGGCCCGGCCGGCCGCGCAGGCCGCCGAGGCCGCCGCGCTGCAGGGCAAGTTCAAGGAGATGTACCACGCCATCTACGACAACTACGAGGCGTGGGGAAGCACCCCGGACGGCCAGGTCAGCAGTGACGTGGCCAAGGCCAAGGGGCTGTTCGAGCAGTACGCCCAGCAGGCCGGCCTGGACCTGGAGAAGTTCCGCGCGGACGTGAACTCCCCGCAGGTCAACGCCAAGATCGACGCCGACTCCGCGGACGGCAAGCAGGCCGGTGTCGAGGGCACGCCGACGATCTTCATCAACGGCAGGCAGTTCAAGCCCGGCGACGACGTGCAGTCCTGGGAGCAGCTCAACCAGGCCTTCCGCAGCAAGCTGGACGCGGAGCTGGCCAAGTGA
- the ligD gene encoding non-homologous end-joining DNA ligase: MSDPLRLVDESEQAELRRWRGGTWHEPVLATLTGHRFSGPDWLFERKLDGVRVIAGCDGDRPVLWSRNRKRVDAAYPEVVDALVAQGADRFVIDGEMVAFEGDRTSFARLQKRIHLTDPAAARRTGVAVFYYVFDLIAFGGVDLTGLPLRTRKRLLRECFEFTDPLRFSAHRVGNGEEFFREACRRGWEGLIAKRADRPYRGGRSRDWLKFKCVTDQEFVIGGFTDPKGSRAGFGALLVGYYREGRLRYAGKVGTGYDERTLRDLRAELDGLARDTSPFADEVPEPGAHWVSPELVAQVGFTEWTEDGRLRHPRFSGLRNDKRPEDVIRES; encoded by the coding sequence ATGAGCGATCCGCTGCGCTTGGTCGACGAATCCGAGCAGGCCGAGCTCCGGCGCTGGCGGGGTGGCACCTGGCACGAGCCGGTGCTGGCCACCCTGACCGGCCACCGGTTCTCCGGCCCGGACTGGCTCTTCGAGCGCAAGCTCGACGGGGTCCGGGTGATCGCCGGGTGCGACGGCGACCGGCCGGTGCTGTGGTCGCGCAACCGCAAGCGGGTCGACGCGGCCTACCCGGAGGTCGTGGACGCGCTGGTCGCGCAGGGCGCCGACCGGTTCGTGATCGACGGCGAGATGGTCGCCTTCGAGGGCGACCGGACCAGCTTCGCCCGGCTGCAGAAGCGGATCCACCTCACCGACCCGGCCGCCGCGCGGCGCACCGGGGTGGCGGTCTTCTACTACGTGTTCGACCTGATCGCCTTCGGCGGCGTGGACCTGACCGGGCTGCCGCTGCGCACCCGGAAGCGGTTGTTGCGCGAGTGCTTCGAGTTCACCGATCCGCTGCGGTTCAGCGCGCACCGGGTCGGCAACGGCGAGGAGTTCTTCCGCGAGGCGTGCCGACGCGGGTGGGAAGGGCTGATCGCCAAGCGCGCGGACCGGCCCTACCGCGGCGGCCGCAGCCGCGACTGGCTGAAGTTCAAGTGCGTGACCGATCAGGAGTTCGTCATCGGGGGGTTCACCGACCCGAAGGGCTCCCGGGCCGGCTTCGGCGCCCTGCTGGTCGGCTACTACCGGGAAGGGCGGTTGCGCTACGCGGGGAAGGTCGGCACCGGTTACGACGAGCGGACGCTGCGGGACTTGCGGGCCGAGCTGGACGGCCTGGCCCGGGACACCTCGCCCTTCGCCGACGAGGTGCCCGAGCCGGGCGCGCACTGGGTGTCGCCGGAGCTCGTCGCGCAGGTCGGGTTCACCGAGTGGACCGAGGACGGCAGGCTCCGGCACCCGAGGTTCTCCGGACTGCGCAACGACAAACGCCCCGAGGACGTGATCCGCGAATCCTGA